One region of uncultured Sulfurimonas sp. genomic DNA includes:
- the ccoO gene encoding cytochrome-c oxidase, cbb3-type subunit II: MFHWLEKHPFFFSVVLFLTIAFAGLVEILPNFAEASRPVIGTKPYSTLETAGRQVYIENSCNACHSQLIRPFKSETDRYGHYSLSGEYAYDRPFLWGSKRTGPDLMRVGNYRTTDWHENHMKDPAGVVPGSIMPAYRWMFTHIADIPTAYAEQLTNAQFFAVPYNKPVPMKDGSTEIVKMGNNVTEAHALALAEAKVIAADMKDQNVKDAVANGEIPEIVALIAYLNSLK; encoded by the coding sequence ATGTTTCATTGGTTAGAAAAGCATCCGTTCTTTTTCTCGGTAGTTTTGTTCTTAACAATCGCTTTTGCTGGATTGGTTGAAATCCTTCCAAATTTTGCTGAGGCTTCACGTCCCGTAATTGGAACCAAGCCTTATTCAACATTAGAGACAGCTGGTCGTCAAGTCTATATTGAAAATAGTTGTAATGCTTGTCATTCACAACTTATTCGTCCATTTAAATCAGAAACTGATCGTTATGGTCACTACTCATTAAGTGGAGAGTATGCTTATGATCGTCCTTTTCTTTGGGGTTCAAAAAGAACAGGTCCAGATTTAATGCGTGTTGGTAACTATCGTACTACTGATTGGCATGAAAATCATATGAAAGATCCAGCTGGTGTTGTTCCAGGTTCAATTATGCCTGCTTACCGTTGGATGTTTACTCATATAGCTGATATTCCAACAGCATACGCAGAACAGTTAACGAATGCTCAATTTTTTGCAGTTCCTTATAACAAACCAGTACCTATGAAAGATGGTTCTACTGAAATTGTTAAAATGGGGAATAATGTAACTGAAGCTCATGCTTTAGCTTTAGCTGAAGCAAAAGTAATTGCGGCTGATATGAAAGATCAAAATGTTAAAGATGCAGTGGCTAATGGTGAAATTCCTGAAATAGTAGCTCTTATTGCATATTTAAATAGTCTTAAATAG
- a CDS encoding cytochrome c oxidase, cbb3-type, CcoQ subunit, producing MDIAQLQAYGYFALIFFLVVALYGYIYHLYTTRKDADGVDYEKYSNMALHDDIDDTPVLSKSDDKEK from the coding sequence GTGGATATTGCACAATTACAGGCTTACGGTTATTTTGCACTAATATTTTTTTTAGTAGTTGCATTGTATGGGTATATTTACCATTTATATACAACGAGAAAAGATGCTGATGGTGTTGACTATGAGAAGTATAGCAATATGGCACTACACGATGATATAGATGATACTCCGGTATTATCTAAATCAGATGATAAAGAGAAATAG
- a CDS encoding PD-(D/E)XK nuclease family protein: protein MNDKTIILPSARAIRHEQLQIETSTLFLPNHITMSEFISKLCIVKDFKMIDEDTRVLLLLEASNFNSFASLQIQRNFFTFTKNSSYIFKFYEELAHEMYDIADLDTSDIYAEYEEHITILQELYKRYENLCNERNILDKIFLPKLYKFNKEYASSHKTIELHAVGHLTNFEFKLLLECCEVCSVHIVFETSKFNAKMQSKLASYLGFELDIENRYEISLNEKKILKKEALSKNTNISCESFSETILQVAFVKKKIYDFIKKGYKAQNIAVILPDENFANILKSFDAKSNFNFAMGESFSSSDFYEKLNSTCKAIEQLSQENSARLNRVGDESYEKLRSNYHKKVEEVDIMELLDNLFDNCSANKVQKKIYKEQLYSLKNILQNMKDMSVKSLMSLFLQRLASERIDDVRGGKITVMGVLETRAVEFDAVIIVDFNEGNVPRRSDKDMFLNTNIREMANLPTMNDRENLQKHYYEMLINSSKEVAISFVASQQSTPSRFLKHLGIETSNKFEEFDYAQVLFEKSSTKQLEDKKIVMEYSFKNVKLSATKLKTFLTCKRKYYYKYIQNLKNHDIPKDMPQEYEIGTAVHEALKELYLKKNSYDNLDDLKRDLEYELNRVCGKSELDKYLIDMQKKKLTTFCQKEIERFCDGWQVKECEKSLTCEFAGMTLSGVIDRIDIKDEELLVLDYKTGSFPIYTKNTFVDATDFQLEFYYLLASTLAKVSSCGYYDLKDSKIVPEAFLEEKLAVLESNIKDLLMIEDVDFEKCEDAKNCLFCEYKIICGRE, encoded by the coding sequence ATGAACGATAAAACAATTATTTTACCATCAGCTCGTGCTATAAGGCATGAGCAACTCCAAATAGAAACATCAACTCTTTTTTTACCAAATCACATAACCATGAGTGAATTTATTTCCAAATTATGCATAGTAAAAGATTTTAAGATGATTGATGAAGATACTCGGGTATTACTTCTTCTTGAAGCATCTAATTTTAATTCATTTGCATCTCTTCAAATCCAGCGAAATTTTTTTACTTTTACAAAAAATTCATCATATATTTTTAAATTTTATGAAGAATTAGCACATGAAATGTATGATATTGCTGATTTAGATACATCAGATATATATGCAGAGTATGAAGAACATATAACTATACTTCAAGAGTTATATAAAAGATATGAAAATTTATGCAATGAGAGAAATATTCTTGATAAGATTTTTTTACCAAAACTTTATAAATTCAATAAAGAGTATGCATCTTCGCATAAAACTATTGAACTTCATGCAGTTGGTCATTTAACAAATTTTGAGTTTAAACTTTTACTAGAGTGTTGCGAGGTTTGTAGTGTTCATATTGTGTTTGAGACCTCAAAGTTTAACGCTAAGATGCAGAGTAAACTTGCTTCATACTTGGGTTTTGAACTTGATATAGAAAATAGATATGAAATATCTCTTAATGAAAAAAAGATATTAAAAAAAGAAGCACTAAGTAAAAATACAAATATAAGCTGTGAATCATTTAGTGAGACAATATTGCAAGTCGCATTTGTAAAAAAGAAGATATATGATTTTATAAAAAAAGGTTATAAAGCTCAAAATATAGCGGTAATTCTTCCAGATGAAAATTTCGCAAATATCTTGAAAAGTTTTGATGCAAAATCTAATTTTAACTTTGCAATGGGAGAGTCTTTTTCTTCTAGCGATTTTTATGAAAAATTAAATTCAACCTGCAAAGCAATAGAACAATTATCACAAGAAAACAGTGCAAGATTAAATAGAGTTGGTGATGAGAGCTATGAAAAATTACGTAGCAACTATCATAAAAAAGTAGAAGAAGTTGACATTATGGAGTTGTTGGATAATTTATTTGATAATTGTAGTGCAAATAAAGTTCAGAAAAAAATATATAAAGAACAACTTTACTCTTTAAAAAATATACTTCAAAACATGAAAGATATGAGTGTAAAATCTTTAATGTCACTTTTTTTACAGCGATTAGCATCTGAGAGAATTGATGATGTAAGAGGTGGAAAAATAACGGTAATGGGAGTCCTAGAGACTCGTGCAGTTGAGTTTGATGCTGTTATAATTGTTGATTTTAATGAGGGTAATGTTCCAAGACGAAGTGATAAAGATATGTTTTTAAATACAAACATAAGAGAGATGGCAAATCTTCCAACAATGAATGACAGAGAAAATCTTCAAAAACATTATTATGAAATGCTTATAAACTCATCTAAAGAAGTTGCAATCTCTTTTGTAGCATCTCAGCAAAGCACTCCTTCTAGATTTTTGAAGCATCTAGGTATTGAGACTTCCAATAAATTTGAAGAGTTCGATTATGCGCAAGTTTTGTTTGAAAAATCATCAACAAAACAACTTGAGGATAAAAAAATAGTAATGGAGTATAGTTTTAAAAATGTAAAACTCTCTGCTACAAAATTGAAAACTTTTTTAACATGTAAAAGAAAATATTATTATAAATATATACAGAACTTAAAAAATCATGATATTCCAAAAGATATGCCTCAAGAGTATGAAATAGGCACAGCTGTTCATGAAGCTTTAAAAGAGTTATATTTGAAAAAAAACTCTTATGATAATTTAGATGATTTAAAAAGAGATTTAGAGTATGAGCTTAACAGAGTTTGCGGAAAAAGTGAGCTAGATAAATATTTAATAGATATGCAAAAGAAAAAATTAACTACATTTTGTCAAAAAGAGATAGAGAGATTTTGTGATGGTTGGCAGGTAAAAGAGTGTGAAAAAAGTTTGACCTGTGAGTTTGCAGGTATGACTTTAAGTGGTGTGATAGATAGGATAGATATTAAAGATGAAGAGTTGTTAGTATTGGATTATAAAACAGGCTCATTTCCAATTTACACTAAAAATACTTTTGTAGATGCAACAGACTTTCAGCTAGAGTTTTACTATCTTCTAGCATCTACATTGGCAAAAGTAAGTTCATGTGGATATTATGATTTAAAAGACTCTAAGATTGTTCCTGAAGCTTTTTTAGAAGAGAAATTAGCAGTTTTAGAGTCAAATATAAAAGACCTTTTGATGATAGAAGATGTTGATTTTGAAAAATGTGAAGATGCTAAAAACTGTCTTTTTTGCGAGTATAAAATTATTTGTGGGAGAGAGTAA
- a CDS encoding 3-dehydroquinate dehydratase has product MRFLTRGLYALILTILFQASLSAQYLYKDEVIFNPAFNAEVNKLGSELYEKTGISLRLIMLKELPAEKSIVEYEKELMKNFSTPTILLTFSEMNAKVDIYAHPTSLYEYFDKKQVLSPISSPVQAFVIALLNFDFSDMTSGGTILPLLAGKAKAGEVLGKYSGSMFNGYADIADQIAASKNIELENSVGNANQNSILVVKVLFYGFIVYAIFLYIKRRIYAKRQKIEEK; this is encoded by the coding sequence TTGAGATTTCTAACTAGAGGGCTTTATGCCCTCATCCTTACAATACTTTTTCAAGCATCACTAAGCGCACAATATTTATATAAAGATGAAGTAATATTTAATCCAGCATTTAATGCAGAAGTTAATAAGCTTGGATCTGAACTTTATGAGAAAACAGGAATATCTTTAAGACTGATAATGCTCAAAGAGTTACCAGCTGAAAAAAGCATAGTTGAGTATGAAAAAGAGTTAATGAAAAACTTTTCAACACCTACTATTTTGCTTACATTTTCTGAGATGAATGCTAAAGTGGATATATATGCACATCCAACATCTTTATATGAATATTTTGATAAAAAACAAGTACTTAGTCCTATATCGTCACCTGTTCAAGCTTTTGTAATAGCATTGTTAAATTTTGATTTTAGTGATATGACAAGTGGTGGAACAATTTTACCACTTCTTGCAGGCAAGGCAAAAGCAGGTGAAGTTTTAGGTAAGTACTCTGGATCAATGTTTAATGGTTATGCGGATATAGCAGATCAGATAGCTGCATCTAAAAATATTGAGCTTGAAAATAGTGTTGGAAATGCAAATCAAAATAGTATATTAGTCGTTAAGGTATTGTTTTATGGTTTTATTGTATATGCTATATTTCTTTACATAAAACGACGAATATATGCTAAAAGGCAAAAAATTGAAGAGAAATAA
- the ccoN gene encoding cytochrome-c oxidase, cbb3-type subunit I gives MENRPLEYDYTVAKMFMLTTILLGIVGMLIGVVLAFQLAYPELNLVLGEGLAEYTNFSRLRPLHTDAVIFGFTVSGVFATWYYVGQRVLKVSMAESSLLMFLGKLQFWLYLLTVVAVVVSLFAGVTTSKEYAEFEWPIDIAIVVVWVLFGINMFGLIGLRREKSLYISVWYYIATFLGIAMLYLFNNMEIPTMLASAPDGSAVDGDWFHSISMYAGTNDALVQWWYGHNAVAFGFTVPIVAMIYYFLPKESGQAIYSYKLSLLSFWGLMFVYLWAGGHHLLYSTVPDWMQTMGSIFSIVLILPSWGSAINMLLTMKGEWQQVAASPLIKFMVLGSTFYMFSTLEGPIQAIKSVNAIAHFTDWIVGHVHDGVLGWVGFMIMAALFHMAPRVFKREIYSKSLMATQFWIQTLGVVLYFTSMWIAGITQGMMWRAHDEFGNLAYSFIDTVTVLHPYYTIRGVGGLLYLVGFLMFAYNIFKTMSARPVEESELQSASPMGA, from the coding sequence ATGGAGAATCGTCCATTAGAGTACGACTATACGGTTGCAAAGATGTTCATGCTTACAACAATTTTATTGGGAATTGTTGGTATGCTCATCGGTGTAGTTCTAGCGTTTCAACTTGCTTATCCAGAATTAAATCTGGTATTAGGTGAAGGTCTTGCGGAATATACAAACTTTAGTCGTCTTCGTCCACTGCATACAGATGCAGTAATTTTCGGGTTTACTGTAAGTGGTGTTTTCGCTACTTGGTATTATGTTGGTCAACGTGTATTAAAAGTATCAATGGCAGAGTCAAGTCTGTTGATGTTTTTAGGAAAGCTACAGTTTTGGTTGTACTTATTAACAGTAGTTGCTGTTGTTGTGTCTCTTTTTGCAGGTGTAACAACTTCAAAAGAGTATGCTGAGTTTGAGTGGCCTATAGATATTGCTATAGTTGTAGTGTGGGTACTTTTTGGTATCAATATGTTTGGTCTCATAGGTCTTCGCCGTGAGAAGTCACTTTATATCTCTGTTTGGTACTATATAGCAACTTTCTTAGGTATAGCAATGCTTTATCTTTTTAATAATATGGAAATACCAACTATGTTAGCAAGTGCTCCTGATGGTAGTGCCGTAGATGGTGATTGGTTCCATTCAATTTCTATGTATGCTGGTACTAATGATGCATTAGTTCAATGGTGGTATGGTCATAATGCAGTTGCATTTGGTTTTACGGTTCCTATTGTTGCAATGATTTATTATTTTTTACCAAAAGAGTCTGGCCAAGCGATTTACTCATATAAGCTTTCATTACTTTCTTTTTGGGGATTGATGTTTGTATATTTATGGGCTGGTGGTCACCACTTATTGTATTCAACTGTTCCAGATTGGATGCAGACAATGGGTTCGATTTTTTCAATAGTCTTGATTCTTCCTTCTTGGGGTTCAGCGATTAATATGCTTCTAACAATGAAGGGTGAATGGCAACAAGTTGCAGCATCTCCATTGATTAAGTTTATGGTTCTTGGTTCAACATTCTATATGTTCTCTACACTAGAAGGTCCTATTCAAGCTATCAAATCTGTAAATGCGATTGCACACTTTACTGACTGGATTGTTGGTCACGTACATGATGGTGTTCTTGGTTGGGTTGGATTTATGATTATGGCTGCGCTATTTCATATGGCTCCACGTGTATTTAAGCGTGAAATTTACTCAAAAAGTCTTATGGCTACACAATTCTGGATTCAAACATTAGGTGTTGTTTTATACTTCACTTCTATGTGGATTGCAGGTATTACACAAGGTATGATGTGGCGTGCTCATGATGAATTTGGTAATTTAGCTTATTCATTTATTGATACAGTAACAGTTTTACATCCTTATTATACTATTCGTGGTGTAGGTGGTTTACTATACTTAGTTGGTTTCTTGATGTTTGCTTATAACATCTTCAAAACTATGTCTGCTCGTCCTGTTGAAGAATCTGAGCTACAATCTGCATCGCCTATGGGCGCATAG
- a CDS encoding c-type cytochrome: MNKLYLWGIIITAIMLAATAYTLVITGGGNKSLTEVLSGDIVNTLAIAGAVALVIITVFVVIKYVRQMQTDTADGQLANEQWDGIGEYLNELPMGWSIVFILTMVWGMWYFTIGYPVNAYSQIGEYNEDVAVHNSKFEAQYSSITGDRLIEMGESVFLAECKVCHGIAADGIDGKAANLNQRIEASVVKYAIENGSNNHLLGSEMPMPDRNGLFNANTGALITDAEIDVVSKYVANGMSGDGAEAYIGTCAACHGEDGKGMEYVAPSIATFTPALVTNILNYGKKGVIGKMPAFDRLNDKQKEAVGAYITSLSK, from the coding sequence ATGAATAAGCTTTATCTTTGGGGAATAATCATAACCGCAATCATGTTAGCTGCCACAGCATATACACTTGTAATAACAGGTGGTGGTAATAAAAGTTTAACTGAAGTTCTTAGTGGTGATATAGTAAATACTTTAGCTATTGCGGGTGCTGTTGCGCTTGTAATAATTACAGTTTTTGTAGTTATCAAGTATGTTCGCCAAATGCAAACTGATACTGCTGATGGTCAGTTGGCTAATGAGCAGTGGGATGGTATAGGCGAGTATTTAAATGAACTACCAATGGGTTGGTCAATTGTGTTCATTCTTACTATGGTTTGGGGAATGTGGTATTTTACAATTGGTTATCCTGTAAATGCGTATTCACAAATTGGTGAGTATAATGAAGATGTTGCAGTTCACAATTCAAAATTTGAAGCTCAATATAGTTCTATTACTGGTGATAGACTAATTGAAATGGGTGAATCAGTTTTCTTGGCAGAATGTAAAGTGTGTCATGGTATTGCTGCAGATGGTATTGATGGCAAGGCTGCAAATCTTAATCAAAGAATTGAAGCTAGTGTTGTTAAATATGCAATAGAAAATGGTTCAAACAACCATTTACTAGGCTCTGAGATGCCAATGCCAGATCGTAATGGTCTTTTTAATGCTAATACTGGTGCACTTATTACTGATGCAGAAATTGATGTAGTGTCTAAATATGTTGCAAATGGTATGAGTGGTGATGGTGCTGAAGCATATATTGGTACTTGTGCAGCTTGTCATGGTGAAGATGGTAAAGGTATGGAGTATGTAGCACCTAGTATTGCAACATTTACTCCTGCTCTTGTTACTAATATTCTTAATTATGGTAAAAAAGGTGTTATTGGTAAAATGCCAGCATTTGATAGACTTAATGACAAACAAAAAGAAGCTGTTGGTGCTTACATCACTAGCTTAAGCAAATAA
- a CDS encoding LysE family translocator — protein sequence MILSYMEGFLLGLGAAVPLGPINILIMNEAIKDYKNGVTIGLGAMSSDVMYLLLIMFGLIAYFNQPYILNPLAIFGGVFLIYLAYAIFKNRDAKVGEKKEHIKKSSYKKLYMKGFALTAVNPYTIGFWLSVSGYIASKNLSPIVTILGMLSAIMLWITIMPYLVHRSKHKISTRVSYWISIASSFILFGFGLAMLINFII from the coding sequence GTGATTTTATCATATATGGAAGGTTTTTTACTTGGACTTGGAGCGGCTGTTCCTCTTGGACCTATAAATATTCTTATAATGAATGAGGCTATAAAAGATTATAAAAATGGTGTAACTATAGGTCTTGGTGCCATGAGCTCTGATGTTATGTATTTGCTATTAATTATGTTTGGACTTATAGCCTATTTTAATCAGCCCTATATTTTAAACCCTTTGGCTATTTTTGGCGGTGTTTTTTTAATCTATTTGGCCTATGCTATTTTTAAAAATAGAGATGCAAAAGTTGGTGAAAAAAAAGAGCATATAAAAAAAAGTAGTTATAAAAAACTATATATGAAAGGTTTTGCATTAACTGCTGTAAATCCATACACTATAGGTTTTTGGCTAAGTGTTTCTGGTTATATAGCTTCAAAAAATTTAAGTCCTATTGTTACTATTTTAGGGATGTTAAGTGCCATAATGCTTTGGATAACTATTATGCCATATCTTGTTCATAGAAGTAAGCATAAAATTTCTACAAGGGTTTCATATTGGATTAGTATAGCCTCCTCTTTTATACTCTTTGGCTTTGGTCTTGCAATGCTTATAAATTTCATAATTTAG
- a CDS encoding DUF4006 family protein, producing MNENRSLFALDGITGMLVATVLLLSILAGLTVWALNVQHTNADNYYKIENEKSIKMFSVDNAKHVVDVK from the coding sequence ATGAATGAAAATAGAAGCTTATTTGCTCTTGATGGTATAACTGGTATGTTAGTTGCGACTGTTTTACTACTTAGTATCCTTGCTGGTCTTACAGTTTGGGCTCTTAATGTTCAGCATACTAATGCAGATAATTATTATAAAATAGAAAATGAAAAATCAATAAAAATGTTTAGTGTTGATAACGCTAAGCATGTTGTTGATGTGAAGTAA
- a CDS encoding RecB-like helicase has translation MFKHNLAYEASAGSGKTFMLVVRYLSLLFKGATPSKILALTFTNKAAYEMQERIVLTLEELQERGELDEIVKVTGFSREYLLQNRKKVLDEFLNSNSKIMTIDKFFAQILRKFSLYASLMPDFTTMSSQHELKLLSRFLKEVRVANQKNTLITLSLSSKKRLGDIFTLLDEFYIKHQELSHLKFQKQDFIHFEQEALMHLESLKSIVDRCDGASATVKKAVEAQSFEELASKSWMERETLEYRTFSKCFTPKMDEHLFKIQEAIKNQNRAKEQNFFYALSELESIYEKAKKALYTQDSELSFNDVTVLVYHILKERIDSEFLYFRLDSTIEHILLDEFQDTSILQYEILKPLIDEILSGSGVSDEGSFFFVGDVKQSIYRFRGGVSALFSAVKEECHTEVEALLTNYRSQKEVIEFVNSTFIDKIKNYAPQIVRAQADAGCVEVLQSDEVLQETLKQVKRLIELGADINEVAILCATNGDGEVIKQMLQDEKIEVVTETTTKLINQRSVKAILEYLKYLYFKQEIYKQNFFALINEEVREIKQIDLKKVKLLKLIKNLISEYKLFSNDFHLIRFLDVIGKYEDIEALLFEYERLDASGAASDLNGVRVLTIHKSKGLEYEHVIVMDRLKKAPSPRDAIIYEYNGIKLENVYLRTKGREAVDAKYAKALAKEKALAREDSLNALYVAFTRARENLFIIFKSKDSAFDILGLEPCSRGKLFCMDISLDAKTKTPSQKLDYSELYYGTQSDILKFEDNNEEDLKAINFGLALHYMLEMLGSFTLEAVDNAKDMMINRYGYSLEDLEIQDLQKRVENLLQNKEFISLASGECYKEKALRYNNNLRYIDLLVKHQDGYWVVIDYKSSMSYFDKHLSQVSYYISAIKEITRENVKGYIVYMLENETKIVEV, from the coding sequence ATGTTTAAGCATAATTTAGCCTATGAAGCAAGTGCGGGAAGTGGAAAAACTTTTATGCTTGTGGTACGTTACTTATCTCTTTTGTTTAAGGGAGCTACACCTTCTAAAATCTTGGCGCTAACATTTACAAACAAAGCAGCTTATGAGATGCAAGAGAGAATAGTTTTAACTTTAGAAGAGTTACAAGAGCGTGGGGAGTTAGATGAGATAGTAAAAGTAACAGGTTTCTCACGTGAATATCTTCTTCAAAATCGTAAAAAAGTTTTAGATGAATTTTTAAACTCTAACTCTAAAATTATGACTATTGATAAGTTTTTTGCTCAGATACTTCGTAAGTTTTCTCTTTATGCATCTTTAATGCCAGATTTTACTACCATGAGTTCTCAGCATGAACTAAAACTTCTTTCAAGATTTTTAAAAGAAGTTAGAGTAGCTAATCAAAAAAATACTCTTATAACACTCTCTCTTAGTTCTAAAAAAAGACTTGGGGATATTTTTACACTTTTGGATGAGTTTTATATAAAGCATCAAGAGTTATCACATCTAAAGTTTCAAAAGCAAGATTTTATACATTTTGAACAAGAAGCTTTGATGCATCTAGAGAGTTTAAAATCCATTGTAGATAGATGCGATGGGGCTTCGGCTACTGTAAAAAAAGCTGTTGAAGCGCAAAGTTTTGAAGAACTTGCATCTAAGTCATGGATGGAGAGAGAGACTTTGGAGTATAGAACTTTCTCAAAATGTTTTACTCCTAAGATGGATGAACATCTCTTTAAAATTCAAGAAGCTATAAAAAATCAAAATCGTGCAAAAGAACAAAACTTTTTTTATGCTTTGAGTGAGTTAGAGAGTATCTATGAAAAGGCAAAAAAAGCACTTTATACGCAAGATAGTGAGCTTAGTTTTAATGATGTAACTGTTTTGGTTTATCATATATTAAAAGAGCGCATCGATAGTGAATTTTTGTACTTTAGACTTGACTCTACCATAGAACATATACTTTTAGATGAATTTCAAGATACTAGTATTTTGCAGTATGAGATACTAAAACCGCTTATAGATGAGATACTCTCAGGAAGTGGTGTAAGTGATGAGGGAAGTTTTTTCTTTGTTGGAGATGTTAAACAGTCTATTTATAGATTTCGTGGTGGTGTGAGTGCACTTTTTAGTGCTGTAAAAGAAGAGTGTCACACAGAAGTAGAAGCTCTACTAACAAATTATCGTTCACAAAAAGAGGTTATTGAGTTTGTAAACTCTACATTTATAGATAAGATAAAAAATTATGCTCCTCAGATTGTAAGAGCACAAGCAGATGCTGGCTGTGTTGAAGTTTTGCAAAGTGATGAAGTTTTACAAGAGACTCTAAAGCAAGTAAAGAGGCTTATAGAACTTGGTGCAGATATCAATGAAGTTGCAATTTTGTGTGCTACAAATGGTGATGGTGAAGTTATAAAACAGATGCTCCAAGATGAGAAGATCGAAGTTGTAACAGAAACAACTACAAAACTTATAAATCAGCGTAGTGTTAAAGCTATTTTGGAGTATTTGAAATATTTGTATTTTAAACAAGAGATATATAAACAAAACTTTTTTGCTCTTATAAATGAAGAAGTAAGAGAGATAAAACAAATTGATTTAAAAAAAGTAAAACTTTTAAAGCTTATAAAAAACCTTATAAGTGAGTATAAACTCTTTAGCAATGATTTTCATCTTATACGCTTTTTAGATGTGATTGGAAAATATGAAGACATTGAAGCACTTCTTTTTGAGTATGAAAGACTAGATGCAAGTGGCGCTGCATCTGACCTTAATGGTGTTAGAGTTTTAACAATCCATAAATCAAAAGGTCTAGAATATGAACATGTTATAGTAATGGATAGACTAAAAAAAGCTCCATCTCCAAGAGATGCTATTATCTATGAATACAATGGTATAAAACTTGAAAATGTTTATCTACGTACAAAAGGTAGAGAAGCAGTAGATGCTAAGTATGCTAAAGCACTTGCTAAGGAAAAAGCATTAGCAAGAGAGGACTCTTTAAACGCTCTTTATGTAGCATTTACAAGAGCTAGAGAAAATCTTTTTATAATATTTAAATCAAAAGATTCAGCCTTTGATATTTTAGGTCTTGAGCCTTGTAGTCGCGGTAAACTTTTTTGCATGGATATAAGCTTAGATGCAAAGACAAAAACTCCTTCTCAAAAGTTAGATTATAGTGAACTTTACTATGGAACGCAGAGTGATATTTTAAAATTTGAAGATAATAACGAAGAAGATTTAAAAGCCATAAATTTTGGTTTGGCACTTCACTATATGCTGGAGATGCTAGGTAGTTTTACACTTGAAGCAGTTGATAATGCTAAGGATATGATGATAAATAGATATGGCTACTCTTTGGAAGATTTAGAAATACAAGATTTGCAAAAAAGAGTAGAAAATTTACTTCAAAACAAAGAGTTTATATCTTTGGCATCTGGAGAGTGCTACAAAGAAAAAGCACTTCGTTACAATAATAATTTGCGTTATATCGACCTTTTAGTAAAACATCAAGATGGATATTGGGTGGTTATTGATTATAAAAGCTCTATGAGTTATTTTGATAAACATCTTTCTCAGGTTTCTTACTATATTAGTGCGATAAAAGAAATTACAAGAGAAAATGTGAAGGGATATATAGTTTATATGCTAGAAAATGAGACAAAAATTGTTGAGGTTTAA
- a CDS encoding FixH family protein encodes MKRNNGMIWPYAIGASIVLVFGACVATILVANKLPVEKSDTYMMGYHEADAQANELIKARIAFDKKYSIKYITDELSLNNSTIKYTLVDKDSNSIENAKIEVVITRPNNHKYDQKLSALAYENGQYTSPEIKLPVEGRWDIMARVSVGDLQRYYNVKADTRSKGAYEY; translated from the coding sequence TTGAAGAGAAATAATGGAATGATATGGCCCTATGCGATAGGAGCTTCAATAGTGCTTGTATTTGGAGCATGTGTAGCTACAATTTTAGTTGCAAATAAACTTCCAGTTGAAAAAAGTGATACCTATATGATGGGCTATCATGAAGCAGATGCACAGGCAAATGAGCTTATTAAAGCGAGAATAGCTTTTGATAAAAAATATAGTATAAAATATATTACTGATGAGCTTAGTTTAAATAATAGCACAATAAAATATACTCTTGTTGATAAAGACTCAAACTCTATAGAAAATGCAAAAATTGAAGTTGTAATCACAAGACCAAATAATCATAAATATGATCAAAAACTTAGTGCTTTGGCTTATGAAAATGGTCAATATACCTCTCCTGAAATAAAACTACCTGTAGAAGGCAGATGGGATATAATGGCAAGAGTTAGTGTTGGAGATTTACAAAGATACTATAATGTAAAAGCCGATACAAGGTCAAAAGGTGCTTATGAATATTAG